GTAGACGGCGATGAAGAGCAGGGCGAAGAACATGGCCAGGAGTGCCTTTTCACGCAGGTCGCGGCCCACCTGTGGACCGACCATTTCGAACGACTCCAGGGTTACCTGCCGTTGGGTCTGGGCGGCCAGGCCCTCCTTGAGGGTTTGTGCCAGATTCTCTTGCTCGGCCACGGCGGCCGGAATCAGGACGCGATAGAAATCCTCCGCTTCCTCCCCGTATTTTTGGACCACGGCCTCGAGCTGAAGGGCGTTCATGGCCGCCTTGACCTCCTCGATGGGCAGCGGTTGATCGAACTGGATCAACAACTCGGCGCCACCGGCAAAGTCGATGCCGTATTTGGGACCACCGTGGAAAATGAGAGACACGATGGTGATGAGGATCAGGATGGCCGAGACAATATAGGCCAGTACACGACGTCCCACGAAGTCGATATTTACATCTGGTTTAATGATCTGCATGGTCGGTTTTCCTCAGAATCAATTCACGCATGCCCGCGGCATGACGATGTCCGAACGAGATGGCCGTTGGCGGCCCATGGTTAAATGCTCAAGGTCTTGATCGAACGCTTGGTCAGCAGAAATTCGAAAATGACGCGCGATACGATCAGGGCCGTAAACAGGCTGGCCACGACGCCCAGGCTGAGGGTCACGGCAAAGCCCTTGACCGGTCCACTGCCGAATTGAAACAAGACGACGGCCGCGATCAGGGTGGTGACGTTGGCGTCCATGATGGTCAGCGTGGCCCGTTCGAAGCCGGCGTCGACCGCTGCGCGAGCCGTCTTGCCCAGGCGCAACTCTTCTCGGATACGCTCAAAAATCAATACGTTGGCGTCGACTGCCATGCCGATGGTGAGGATGATGCCGGCGATGCCGGGCAGGGTCAGGGTTGCGTTGAAAGCGGCCAGGCCACCGGCGATGAGAATGATATTGAGCACCAGGGCCGCATCGGCGATGACCCCGGAACCTTTGTAGTAGACGATCATGAAGAGCACCACGAGCACGCCGCCGATGAGCATGGAGAGCAGTCCCTTGCGGATCGAGTCTTCACCCAGCGAGGGGCCCACCGATTTTTCATATAAAATTTTCACCGGCGTGGGGAAGGCCTCGCGCAGCACCAGGGCCAGGCTCTTGGCGCTGTCGTCCGTAAAATTGCCGGTAATCATGCCTTCACCGGTGATCTTGGATTGAATTTCCGGGGCCGAATAGACCTCGTTGTCCAGGACGATGGCCAGGCGCTCGTGGATGTGCTTTTCGGTAATGTCGGCGAAGATGCGGGCGCCTTTGGGGTTGAACTTGATGGCGACGTAGGGCTGTCCGTTGGCCGGATCGAATTTGACGCGCGCCTCACTCAGGTAGTCACCGGTCAGCAGGGTTTCCTTCTTCAGGAGGATGGGACGGCCGGCCATGTCGGGGTCGTCTTTCCGATAATAGCGGATCTCGCTGCCGGGCGGGACACTGCCCGAGAGTGCCTGGCGCACATCGTTGCTTTCATCGACCAGCTTGAATTCCAGGTTGCCGGTACGGCCGATTTCCTTGCGCGCCTTGTCGGCATCGATGACGCCGGGAAGCTGGACGATGATGCGATCTTCGCCCTGGGGCCGGATATCCGGCTCGCGGGCGCCGTATTCGTCCACCCGGTTGCGGACTTTCAACACGGCTTTTTCGAACGACAGTTTTTTCACTCGTTCGATTTCGTCTGATTTGAGCTGCAGGACGATTTCACGCTGCCCTTCGCGGGTGCGGTCTTCCAGGTTGAAATCGCGGAATTCGTCGGCGATCAACCCCTTGGATCGGTCGGCATCTTCACGTTCATCCAGCACCACTGTAAAGGTGGTGGCATCCGTTCTTTTCAACGCCGCGACACGGATATCGTTTTGACGCATGAACGCTCGCAGCTCGTCGAACGATCGATCCACCGTATTTTCAACGGCCTTATCGGTATCCACCTGCAATACCAGGTGCATGCCGCCCTGCAGATCCAACCCGAGGTTGATTTTGTTGTGAGGCCATAAGGTCGGAGACTCTTTTTTTTCCAGGACCATTTGAAGCGTCGGCAGCACATAGACCAGTGCGGCCAGCAGGACCACAATGACGACAATGGGACGCCAGGAAGTTGTTTTCAATGCTTCGTTCCTCTTGTTCGAACCGTGCTCGAGTCAAAATCAGGATACCCGCCACCCACCGATCCGTCAGACCGTCTCAGGCCTGGCTGAAGATTGCGGTGTTGCTGCGGGTATCATCCTTGCGACTGGGCTTATTTTTTGTCGGTATCGGCTTTTTTGGGCGCCGGCGGTGTATCCGGCTTGCTCGTCTGGGCCAGACCGGCGACGTGTCCCCGGCTGACTTTAACGCGTACCTTGTCCGCGATTTCCACGGTCAGGTTGGCTTCGCTCACCCCGGTGATCCGGCCGTACAATCCGCCGGAGGTGATGATCATGTCCCCCTTTTTCAGGTTGGTGATCATTTCCCGATGCTCTTTTTGCTTTTTCTGCTGGGGGCGAATCAGAAGAAACCACATGATGGCCAACATCAAAATGATGGGCAACAGGGGCGTGGCCAAAAGTCCACCGCCGCCTTCGGCTGCTGCGGCGCCTCCCTGGCCCATGGCATAGGCTAAATTCATATCGTCAAACCTCCCTTTCGAGAATAGAGTACAATTTGCAGCATTAAATGATGTGCATCATAAGACGGCGCTGGTATACTTGAAATGTCGGTGCAGGTCAAACCCTTCTTCCAGATCAACACTCGGGATAGCAATCGATATGGCATTCATGGGGCGGCATGCCGGCGTCCCCCTCGATGGTCAGGGAAAAGCCGCGTTGCATTTCCAATTCAATGATTTCCTTGCGTTTTTTGTTGAGCACATAGTCCGCCACCGCTTTGGGCACGCTGCCGTGCACGCTCTGCAGTCCGCTCTTGCGCGTCATGGTCTTGAGTTGACGTAAAAAACGCAAGGCCAGCGTTTCGGTGGACGGGGTCAACCCCTTTCCCTTGCAATAGGGGCAGGCCACCAGGCTTCCCAGTTCGATGGACGGTGCCAGGCGCTGGCGGGCCAATTCCAAAAGGCCGAATTGTGAAATTCGACCGATACGCACCCGGGCTTTATCCCGTTTGACATGTTCGCGCAAGGCGCGTTCGATGGCGTTGCGGTTTTTCATTTCGCGCATGTCGATGAAGTCGACCACGATCAGACCGCCCAGGTCCCTCAGGCGAATCTGTCGGGCCACTTCCTCGGCCGCCTCAAGGTTGGTGTTCAGGGCGGTTTGCTCCAGGTCCTTTTCGCGGGTTCCTCGGCCGGAGTTCACATCGATGGCCACCAGGGCCTCTGTCTGTTCGATCACGATGGAACCGCCGGATTTCAGGGGCACCCGGTTCTCGAAGATTGTCGCGATCTGATCCTCGAGCTGGTATTTGGTAAAGATCGGCTTGTCCAGGGTGTAGTGTTTGACAATGCGCTTGTGACGCGGGGAGATGATCTGGACGAAATTTTTCACCTCCTGAAAGGCCGCTTCATCGTCGATCAGGATCTCGTTGACATCCGGTGTCAGATAATCCCGCACGGATCGAACGGCCAGGCTGCGATCCTTGTAGAGCGCGGCAGGGGCGGTCTCCTGAAGTCCCCGGTTTTTGATGTCGCGCCACAAACGCAGCAGGTAGCTGATGTCCTTGGCCAGTTGGGTCTTGGTGCAGCCCTGGCCGGCGGTACGCACGATGGTGCCGAATCCTTCGGGGATTTTCAGTTGGACCAGAATCTCCTTGAGCCGCTTGCGTTCCTCTTCATCCTCGATTTTACGGGATATGCCGCGGTTGTTGGTGCCCGGCATC
This Desulfatitalea tepidiphila DNA region includes the following protein-coding sequences:
- the secD gene encoding protein translocase subunit SecD, translating into MKTTSWRPIVVIVVLLAALVYVLPTLQMVLEKKESPTLWPHNKINLGLDLQGGMHLVLQVDTDKAVENTVDRSFDELRAFMRQNDIRVAALKRTDATTFTVVLDEREDADRSKGLIADEFRDFNLEDRTREGQREIVLQLKSDEIERVKKLSFEKAVLKVRNRVDEYGAREPDIRPQGEDRIIVQLPGVIDADKARKEIGRTGNLEFKLVDESNDVRQALSGSVPPGSEIRYYRKDDPDMAGRPILLKKETLLTGDYLSEARVKFDPANGQPYVAIKFNPKGARIFADITEKHIHERLAIVLDNEVYSAPEIQSKITGEGMITGNFTDDSAKSLALVLREAFPTPVKILYEKSVGPSLGEDSIRKGLLSMLIGGVLVVLFMIVYYKGSGVIADAALVLNIILIAGGLAAFNATLTLPGIAGIILTIGMAVDANVLIFERIREELRLGKTARAAVDAGFERATLTIMDANVTTLIAAVVLFQFGSGPVKGFAVTLSLGVVASLFTALIVSRVIFEFLLTKRSIKTLSI
- the yajC gene encoding preprotein translocase subunit YajC; the encoded protein is MNLAYAMGQGGAAAAEGGGGLLATPLLPIILMLAIMWFLLIRPQQKKQKEHREMITNLKKGDMIITSGGLYGRITGVSEANLTVEIADKVRVKVSRGHVAGLAQTSKPDTPPAPKKADTDKK
- a CDS encoding Rne/Rng family ribonuclease; this encodes MSSKILINAIDPEEVRIAKVQDSRMEEFQIEMAGREILHGNIYKAIITRVEPSLQAVFVDFGGERNGFLQQHEIHSDYFQESDSGQRTIDNLVKKGQEIMVQVTKDPMMKKGAMLTTYISLPGRYVVLMPGTNNRGISRKIEDEEERKRLKEILVQLKIPEGFGTIVRTAGQGCTKTQLAKDISYLLRLWRDIKNRGLQETAPAALYKDRSLAVRSVRDYLTPDVNEILIDDEAAFQEVKNFVQIISPRHKRIVKHYTLDKPIFTKYQLEDQIATIFENRVPLKSGGSIVIEQTEALVAIDVNSGRGTREKDLEQTALNTNLEAAEEVARQIRLRDLGGLIVVDFIDMREMKNRNAIERALREHVKRDKARVRIGRISQFGLLELARQRLAPSIELGSLVACPYCKGKGLTPSTETLALRFLRQLKTMTRKSGLQSVHGSVPKAVADYVLNKKRKEIIELEMQRGFSLTIEGDAGMPPHECHIDCYPEC